The Bacteroidales bacterium genome has a window encoding:
- a CDS encoding patatin-like phospholipase family protein — protein sequence MQRVFPIIFFLTLALGWPSLHAQTVTEGRPKIGLVLSGGGAKGFAHIGAIKVLVEAGVPIDYIGGTSMGGIMGGLFALGYHPDSLEKLVKMQNWEAVLSDKILRRNLSMTEKEEDDQYFFSLPFRNKKIILPSGLVAGQSIYNLLSYYASPGRDIQNFDSLYIPFLCIAADIETGESVTLDRGYLPDALRATMAIPSIFPPVLLDGHLLVDGGLFNNFPVEEVLEKGADIIIGIDVTMETQSKDELTSIIEILGQSSRFLRMPLQRKNIEKTDIYIQPHLEEYSTSSFTNADSIILRGERATRAALPEILSLLDSLRQFYDMTPHYVLDAAPVDSVLINEVVIKGTHHMSSATVNKIMKVEGDKKYLTRDVIHSLDRLYGTQNFNLIHYRFEPTEDHGQRLMVELQEKEGGEFQLGLHYDTDFKAAFLMNMTFRNVLTSGGKLMFDLALGDNNRFSANYLYNRGSKPGLGVRLSAENFKTYLYVDKRRSGTFNFSNALFDIYSQATVADYTLVGAGVQLEFSGIKPNVFLIDLESSYEFNTNLFAFLQIDNLNRGTYPTKGFRLTADVKLIPESKDSLDNRVPPTTFLAARYNQAYTLLPRLSLRTSAYAGSQLTGGRSKLSQYDMYLGGLRERQFNGIFPFVGLEFMQVATENTLVARIDLQYEFYRNFFLIPKWNIGFYATNMKDVFAEHRAINGYGLTLGVKTPIGPIEFTVMSSDHHHRLLGFFNLGYNF from the coding sequence ATGCAACGTGTTTTTCCAATAATATTTTTTTTAACACTGGCTTTAGGCTGGCCATCTCTGCATGCACAAACTGTAACAGAAGGGCGTCCTAAAATAGGCTTGGTGCTGAGCGGCGGCGGGGCCAAAGGATTTGCACATATCGGCGCCATCAAGGTGCTGGTAGAAGCTGGCGTACCCATCGATTATATCGGTGGAACCAGCATGGGCGGCATCATGGGTGGCCTTTTCGCATTGGGATACCACCCCGACTCGCTCGAAAAATTAGTGAAAATGCAAAATTGGGAAGCAGTGCTTAGCGATAAAATCCTGCGCCGCAATCTCTCGATGACTGAAAAGGAGGAAGATGACCAGTACTTTTTTTCGTTACCCTTTCGCAACAAAAAAATAATCCTTCCGAGTGGGCTTGTTGCCGGGCAATCCATCTACAACCTTCTTTCGTACTATGCCAGTCCGGGTCGTGACATCCAGAACTTCGACAGCCTGTACATCCCGTTTTTGTGCATTGCTGCCGATATCGAAACAGGTGAGAGTGTAACACTCGACCGTGGCTATCTTCCCGACGCCTTACGCGCCACTATGGCAATTCCGTCCATATTTCCGCCGGTACTTTTGGATGGGCATCTGCTTGTTGACGGTGGCCTTTTTAACAATTTTCCGGTAGAGGAAGTTTTAGAAAAAGGTGCCGATATTATAATAGGTATAGATGTTACCATGGAAACACAAAGCAAAGACGAGCTTACTTCGATCATCGAAATTCTGGGGCAGTCCTCACGCTTTTTGCGCATGCCGTTACAACGCAAAAACATCGAAAAAACAGACATCTACATCCAGCCTCATCTTGAAGAATATAGTACGTCGAGTTTTACCAATGCCGACAGCATCATCCTTCGTGGCGAGCGAGCTACACGCGCAGCATTGCCGGAAATCCTCTCGCTGCTCGACTCGCTCAGGCAATTTTACGATATGACTCCACACTATGTCCTCGATGCAGCTCCTGTCGACAGTGTCCTCATCAACGAGGTGGTAATAAAAGGTACCCACCACATGTCGTCGGCTACCGTAAACAAAATAATGAAGGTAGAGGGAGATAAGAAATATTTAACCAGAGATGTCATCCACAGCCTCGACAGATTGTATGGAACACAAAATTTTAATCTGATCCACTACCGCTTTGAGCCGACAGAAGATCACGGGCAAAGACTGATGGTTGAGCTGCAGGAAAAAGAGGGTGGTGAGTTTCAGCTCGGACTGCATTATGATACCGACTTTAAAGCTGCTTTTCTGATGAACATGACCTTTCGCAACGTTCTAACCAGCGGCGGCAAACTTATGTTTGACCTGGCGTTGGGCGACAACAATCGCTTTTCGGCCAACTATCTTTACAACCGGGGCAGCAAGCCCGGATTGGGAGTACGCCTCAGCGCAGAAAATTTTAAAACCTATTTGTACGTCGACAAAAGGCGCAGTGGCACCTTCAATTTCTCCAATGCACTTTTCGATATTTACTCTCAGGCTACCGTGGCCGATTACACACTTGTTGGCGCCGGCGTACAATTGGAGTTTTCGGGCATCAAACCCAATGTTTTTTTAATCGATCTGGAGTCGTCCTATGAATTCAACACCAACCTGTTTGCTTTTTTGCAGATAGACAATCTCAACCGTGGCACCTATCCTACCAAAGGATTCAGACTTACTGCCGACGTCAAGCTGATTCCCGAGTCGAAAGACAGCCTCGACAACCGTGTGCCGCCGACCACTTTTCTTGCGGCGCGCTACAACCAGGCCTACACCCTGCTCCCACGGCTGTCGTTACGCACAAGCGCCTATGCCGGAAGCCAGCTCACGGGCGGCAGAAGCAAATTGTCGCAGTATGACATGTACCTCGGCGGTTTGCGCGAGCGTCAATTCAACGGGATATTTCCTTTTGTAGGACTGGAATTTATGCAAGTGGCCACCGAAAACACACTCGTGGCGCGCATTGATTTGCAATATGAATTTTATCGCAACTTTTTTCTCATTCCCAAATGGAACATTGGTTTTTATGCTACCAACATGAAGGATGTTTTTGCGGAGCACAGAGCCATCAATGGGTACGGACTTACGCTGGGTGTAAAGACTCCCATCGGCCCCATAGAATTTACCGTGATGAGTTCCGATCATCACCATCGTCTGCTGGGCTTTTTTAACCTGGGTTATAATTTTTAA
- the ygfK gene encoding putative selenate reductase subunit YgfK — MTDKFTLWPLTDLLQLILHQHATAGHILGIPGELFFKPKKNDPIRMARFGHMLETPVGVAAGPHTQLSQNIVAAWLTGARFVELKTIQTLDELEVSKPCIDMPDEGYNCEWSQELKIHESFGQYLDAWILLHILNHKLHGAKGEEPGFIFNMSVGYDFAGIMKPNVQWFLDKMKDAGEMLQQKIETVRPFYPEIDQIKINPMLSDNITLSTMHGCPPDEIEKIAQYLIIGRHLHTAIKLNPTLLGREQVQEIMRGSGFGTQVPDSAFAHDLKYPDAVPMIHRLQKLANDRHLCFSLKLTNTLESVNNRNIFDASQNMMYMSGRPLHVIAVQLARRLQMDFDDKLDISFCGGADAFNIVDLVKSGLAPVTVCTDLLKPGGYGRLAQYIHNLRQPDAFNSDRSEFSQLNLYAEKVSNDSAYRNEHLLPPDIKTRRSLGFFDCIHAPCQSACPTSQDIPGYMYFTANQDLTNAARVIHNTNPFPDTTGAVCDHLCQTKCTRMNYDSSVLIREVKRVVAEHAPAEAWQPAKAERTDVPPRAAIIGAGPSGLSCAWFLRLAGFEVEVYEARNLPGGMVAGAIPKFRLTPPMFDTDVKRIMDAGVKVHFNTSVDHALFETLRAQNDYVYIAAGAQKLRMLELPGDPGDSLLDPLEFLFDVKSKHPKKFIGDVLIIGGGNTAMDAARTAWRLTQPPAMVRIAYRRTIADMPADQGEIKAVLEEGIQIIEQVAPLEFISENCKLQYVRFRKMKAGKPDASGRATPVEVPGSDFMIPASTVIPAIGQETDIPFIEVSQLPAPGSGSYQTDVPGVFAGGDAMRGASTAINAISDGRKAAAEIINLAAVKTESLDVGPRQPLPFLQHMVNRAQRIHSAVVEELPVAERRNFAVVQKPLTLQQGIAEAARCLRCDEVCSICTTVCPNLALFTYHIQPIFQRSSIYHFRKGKIIADTGNKFSVSQPHQILHIADWCNQCGNCTTFCPMAGSPYQQKPHLYLDEKNWLAQADGFFFNKEILKFKNGDTEAVLQKNEKGYTFVLPEMILKLDNDFELSEVITDKNEDFDVDMELANQMSVIYQGAAGFFAFRKMDLA; from the coding sequence ATGACTGACAAATTCACTTTATGGCCGCTCACTGATCTGCTGCAGCTTATTCTGCATCAGCACGCTACCGCAGGGCATATCCTCGGGATTCCCGGGGAGTTATTTTTTAAACCTAAAAAAAATGATCCAATTCGGATGGCTCGCTTTGGGCATATGCTCGAAACGCCTGTCGGAGTAGCCGCCGGCCCTCATACGCAGCTTTCGCAAAATATCGTGGCTGCCTGGCTCACCGGTGCACGTTTTGTCGAACTAAAAACCATTCAGACGCTCGATGAGCTGGAAGTGTCGAAGCCTTGCATCGACATGCCGGACGAAGGCTACAATTGCGAGTGGTCGCAGGAGTTGAAGATTCACGAGTCGTTTGGCCAGTATCTCGATGCCTGGATTTTGCTCCACATCCTTAATCATAAGCTGCACGGCGCAAAAGGGGAGGAGCCAGGTTTTATTTTTAATATGAGTGTGGGATATGATTTTGCAGGCATCATGAAGCCCAACGTTCAGTGGTTTCTCGACAAAATGAAGGATGCCGGCGAAATGCTTCAGCAAAAGATTGAGACAGTCCGGCCATTTTATCCAGAAATTGATCAGATAAAAATCAATCCGATGTTGTCGGATAATATTACGCTTTCGACCATGCACGGCTGCCCGCCCGATGAAATAGAAAAGATAGCGCAATATCTTATCATCGGACGCCATCTCCACACCGCCATCAAGCTCAATCCGACGTTGCTGGGCAGGGAGCAGGTGCAGGAGATTATGCGGGGTTCGGGTTTTGGGACGCAGGTTCCCGACAGCGCTTTTGCCCACGATCTGAAATATCCCGATGCTGTGCCCATGATTCATCGGTTACAAAAGCTGGCCAACGATCGTCACCTTTGCTTTTCGCTGAAGCTCACCAACACGCTCGAAAGTGTCAACAACCGGAATATTTTTGACGCAAGTCAAAATATGATGTACATGAGTGGCCGGCCGTTGCATGTGATTGCCGTGCAGCTTGCGCGCAGACTGCAAATGGATTTTGATGACAAACTCGACATCTCCTTTTGTGGCGGCGCCGACGCTTTTAATATAGTTGATCTCGTGAAATCCGGATTAGCGCCGGTGACAGTTTGCACCGATCTTCTGAAACCAGGTGGCTATGGGCGCTTAGCGCAATACATCCACAACCTGCGACAGCCCGATGCCTTCAATTCTGATCGATCGGAATTTTCACAATTGAATCTTTATGCTGAAAAAGTTAGTAATGATTCGGCTTATCGCAATGAACACCTGCTTCCGCCCGACATAAAAACGCGTCGGTCGCTTGGCTTTTTCGATTGCATCCATGCACCTTGTCAGTCGGCCTGCCCGACAAGTCAGGACATTCCGGGCTACATGTATTTCACCGCAAACCAGGATTTGACCAATGCCGCGCGTGTTATTCACAACACAAATCCTTTTCCTGATACCACCGGTGCCGTTTGCGATCATCTTTGCCAGACCAAATGTACGCGCATGAACTACGACAGTTCGGTGCTCATCCGTGAGGTGAAACGTGTGGTGGCAGAGCATGCACCGGCAGAGGCTTGGCAACCCGCGAAGGCGGAGCGTACGGATGTTCCTCCACGAGCAGCCATTATCGGCGCGGGACCTTCGGGACTTTCGTGCGCCTGGTTTCTTCGGCTTGCGGGTTTCGAGGTAGAAGTTTACGAAGCGCGCAACCTGCCTGGTGGGATGGTTGCCGGCGCCATTCCCAAATTTCGCCTTACGCCGCCTATGTTTGATACAGATGTCAAGCGCATCATGGATGCCGGTGTGAAAGTTCATTTCAATACATCAGTCGATCACGCTCTGTTTGAAACCTTACGCGCCCAAAATGATTACGTTTATATCGCCGCAGGCGCACAGAAGTTGCGTATGCTTGAGCTTCCGGGCGATCCCGGCGATAGTTTGCTGGATCCGTTGGAATTTTTATTCGATGTAAAATCAAAACATCCTAAAAAGTTCATCGGTGATGTCTTGATCATCGGCGGCGGCAACACTGCTATGGATGCCGCCCGCACAGCCTGGCGTCTCACGCAGCCCCCGGCCATGGTGCGCATTGCTTATCGCCGCACCATTGCCGACATGCCTGCCGATCAGGGCGAGATAAAAGCAGTGCTGGAAGAGGGCATTCAGATTATCGAACAAGTGGCACCGCTGGAATTTATCAGCGAAAACTGTAAGCTGCAATATGTGCGCTTTCGCAAAATGAAAGCCGGAAAACCCGATGCCAGCGGTAGAGCTACTCCTGTAGAAGTTCCCGGCAGCGATTTCATGATTCCTGCATCAACGGTTATTCCTGCCATCGGACAGGAAACCGATATTCCATTTATCGAAGTTTCACAACTTCCCGCGCCCGGCAGCGGAAGCTACCAAACCGATGTTCCAGGAGTTTTTGCCGGTGGCGACGCCATGCGCGGGGCATCCACAGCTATTAATGCTATCAGCGACGGACGCAAAGCTGCCGCGGAAATTATAAATCTGGCAGCCGTCAAAACAGAATCTTTGGATGTCGGTCCCCGCCAGCCATTGCCTTTTTTGCAACACATGGTCAATCGCGCACAACGCATTCACAGCGCCGTGGTTGAAGAGCTGCCTGTGGCAGAGCGGCGCAATTTTGCTGTGGTCCAAAAGCCACTCACGCTGCAGCAGGGCATTGCGGAAGCTGCGCGCTGCCTCCGCTGCGACGAGGTTTGCAGTATCTGCACAACAGTGTGTCCCAACCTGGCACTGTTTACCTATCACATCCAACCAATTTTCCAACGAAGCTCTATTTATCATTTTCGAAAAGGGAAAATAATTGCGGATACCGGGAATAAATTCAGTGTAAGTCAGCCGCACCAGATTTTGCACATCGCTGATTGGTGCAACCAATGCGGGAACTGCACTACTTTTTGCCCTATGGCAGGATCTCCTTATCAGCAAAAGCCGCATCTTTATCTCGACGAAAAAAACTGGCTTGCACAGGCTGATGGCTTCTTTTTTAATAAAGAAATTTTGAAATTTAAAAATGGAGATACCGAAGCCGTTTTGCAAAAAAACGAGAAAGGCTATACCTTTGTGCTTCCGGAAATGATTCTAAAACTGGATAATGATTTTGAATTAAGCGAGGTCATTACCGACAAAAATGAAGATTTTGATGTTGATATGGAATTGGCTAACCAGATGAGCGTCATTTATCAGGGAGCAGCGGGTTTTTTTGCTTTTCGCAAAATGGATTTAGCGTAA
- a CDS encoding NTP transferase domain-containing protein, which produces MESSIIILAAGFSVRAGQPKLGLPLRNGETFLQHLANFYAAAGCVEIITVINSAGEMWLQDYPVPLPEKIKLVINPHPENGRFGSIQCGCQALENDLPFFIHNIDNPTINAELPRQLLDALKNYDFVKPVFHGKGGHPVLLQSYMKKEILGIEDTQLRFNVFLDNYRENTLETEFSSVLENINTPENAAGV; this is translated from the coding sequence GTGGAAAGCTCTATAATCATACTCGCTGCAGGATTCTCGGTGCGTGCCGGACAACCCAAACTGGGTCTGCCACTGCGAAATGGAGAAACGTTTCTGCAGCATCTGGCTAATTTTTATGCCGCAGCAGGCTGCGTGGAAATTATTACCGTAATAAATTCGGCAGGTGAAATGTGGCTGCAAGATTATCCGGTGCCATTGCCCGAAAAAATTAAGCTGGTGATAAATCCACATCCCGAAAACGGCAGATTTGGATCGATACAATGCGGTTGCCAGGCTTTAGAAAACGACCTTCCTTTTTTTATTCACAACATCGACAATCCCACCATCAACGCTGAGCTGCCGAGACAACTCCTGGATGCGCTGAAGAATTATGACTTTGTAAAACCCGTCTTTCATGGCAAAGGCGGCCATCCGGTGTTGCTGCAATCCTATATGAAAAAAGAAATATTGGGGATTGAAGACACACAGCTTCGATTCAACGTGTTTCTTGATAATTATCGGGAAAATACGCTGGAGACGGAATTTAGTTCGGTGCTGGAGAACATCAATACGCCAGAAAACGCTGCTGGGGTTTAG
- a CDS encoding NifB/NifX family molybdenum-iron cluster-binding protein: protein MKKVAIPLKNKILCSHFGHSDVFTVFTTEGQKIVKEEELVPPPHEPGIIPQWLHQQGVTDVIAGGIGQRAIQILNDNKINVYVGVAQKDSRELVNELLNDTLVAGVNLCDH from the coding sequence ATGAAGAAAGTTGCTATTCCATTAAAGAACAAGATTCTGTGCAGCCATTTTGGGCACAGCGATGTTTTCACAGTTTTTACTACTGAAGGTCAAAAAATTGTAAAAGAAGAAGAACTGGTACCTCCGCCGCATGAGCCGGGCATCATTCCACAATGGCTGCACCAGCAGGGAGTAACCGATGTAATTGCCGGCGGCATTGGCCAGCGTGCCATCCAAATACTGAACGACAACAAGATAAATGTGTACGTGGGCGTTGCCCAAAAAGATTCGCGTGAGCTGGTGAATGAACTGCTAAACGACACCCTTGTAGCCGGCGTTAACCTTTGCGATCATTAA
- a CDS encoding PDZ domain-containing protein — translation MKKNMFLTLLMLIVTSTVAMAQVDDARLMRFPTIHGNQVVFSYAGDLYTVASQGGIARRLTNDEGLELFPRFSPDGKTIAFTGQYDGNTEVYTIPAEGGEPKRITYTATLGRDDVSDRMGPNNIVMAWRDNNTVVYRSRKKSFNDFVGQLFEVNINGGLSTQLPLPAGGFCSFSPDGKKLAYNQVFREFRTWKYYRGGMADEVWVYDFNTKTTTNVTKNPAQDIFPMWHGDIIYFLSDRDRTMNLFSYNNATGETTKVTNYDKYDIKFPSVGNNAIVYENGGYLYRYDFNTQTTSKIEVQLMNDFGASRPQWKDAGKGVYSGSPSPDGKRVALGSRGDIFSVPVKNGITYNLTNSNGAHDRNVEWSPDGKWISYISDMSGGDEIYIQKHDGSEPPVQLTKDADTYKFGFSWSPDSKKIAWSDQEKRLQIIDIDTKKVTLVEKINDGEFHLAAWSPDSKWLAYVRPSFEQVTRIYAYNLSDATSTPLTDEWFDSGDPSFSPDGKYFYFSSARTFDPTYSWTEWNNAYQDMSKVYLITLAKDTPSPFEPENDVVELKDDKPAATDKKDKENGKDKKEEGKEGVDVKIDFDGISDRVAEITSDGGSYWNITAVEGGVYYTQYKSGGGGATLFYYDLKDKKENELGKNISYGLTANGKKMLIFESGKLAVIDTPKSKIKVDDYIDVSNMKIWVDPKVEWQQIFDESWRQMRDFFYDPGMHGLDWDQVYQKYNPLVSYVNNRYDLNYVIGEMIGELNVGHAYVNGGDRIQAKRIKTGLLGAELSRDKSGYYRIDKILPGENWNKSVRSPLTEIGVNISEGDYIIAVNGKSTNQMIDIYQALVGTADQTVELTVSKSASDADTHRELVKPIADESQLYYYQWVRDNIRKVNEATDGQVGYLHIPDMGPEGLNEFVKYFYPQVRKKALIIDDRGNGGGNVSPMIIERLRRELSMMAMGRNTIGEPKPDAMMHGPMVLLINQYSASDGDLFPYQFRKHNLGKLIGTRTWGGVVGIRGSLPFIDGADMRKPEYAHYDAEGKNFIIEGHGVEPDIEVHNDPAKEFEGIDEQLNKAIEVILEELRNNPQQYPAVPPFPNKTR, via the coding sequence ATGAAAAAAAACATGTTTTTGACTTTGCTGATGTTGATCGTAACATCAACAGTGGCCATGGCGCAGGTTGACGATGCGCGGCTCATGCGTTTTCCAACTATTCACGGTAATCAGGTTGTTTTTAGCTATGCCGGCGATTTGTATACCGTCGCTTCACAAGGTGGCATCGCCCGAAGGCTTACCAACGATGAGGGACTGGAACTTTTCCCGCGCTTCTCGCCCGACGGCAAAACCATTGCCTTCACCGGCCAATACGACGGAAATACCGAAGTGTACACCATTCCTGCCGAAGGCGGCGAGCCCAAACGCATCACTTACACTGCTACGCTGGGGCGTGATGACGTTTCTGATCGCATGGGGCCCAACAACATTGTGATGGCCTGGCGCGACAACAACACCGTTGTTTATCGTTCGCGTAAGAAATCTTTCAACGATTTCGTCGGACAGCTTTTCGAAGTGAACATCAATGGAGGTCTCTCCACACAATTGCCATTGCCGGCAGGAGGTTTTTGCAGCTTTTCGCCCGATGGTAAAAAACTGGCCTACAACCAGGTGTTTCGTGAATTCAGAACCTGGAAATATTACCGCGGCGGTATGGCCGACGAGGTGTGGGTGTATGATTTTAATACCAAAACTACCACCAACGTCACGAAAAACCCTGCTCAGGATATTTTCCCGATGTGGCACGGCGACATCATTTATTTCCTCTCCGACCGCGACCGCACCATGAACCTTTTTTCATACAACAATGCTACCGGTGAAACCACCAAAGTTACCAACTACGACAAGTACGATATAAAATTCCCATCAGTAGGCAACAATGCCATCGTTTACGAAAACGGCGGTTACCTCTATCGTTATGATTTTAATACCCAAACAACCAGTAAGATAGAGGTGCAACTGATGAACGACTTTGGCGCCAGCCGTCCGCAGTGGAAAGATGCCGGCAAAGGCGTCTATTCTGGCTCTCCGTCTCCCGACGGGAAGCGCGTGGCGCTGGGCAGCCGCGGCGACATCTTCTCGGTGCCCGTCAAAAACGGTATCACCTACAATCTTACCAACAGCAACGGCGCACACGATCGCAATGTGGAATGGTCGCCTGATGGCAAATGGATTTCCTACATCAGCGACATGAGTGGCGGCGACGAAATTTACATCCAAAAACACGATGGCTCCGAGCCGCCGGTGCAGCTTACCAAAGATGCTGACACCTACAAGTTTGGCTTCTCCTGGTCGCCCGACAGCAAGAAAATCGCCTGGAGTGATCAGGAAAAACGCCTGCAAATCATCGACATCGACACCAAAAAAGTAACGCTGGTCGAAAAAATCAACGACGGCGAGTTCCACTTAGCAGCCTGGTCGCCCGACAGCAAATGGCTGGCCTATGTGCGCCCGAGTTTTGAGCAGGTTACCCGCATCTATGCTTACAATCTCTCTGATGCTACCTCTACACCGCTCACCGACGAGTGGTTCGACTCCGGCGATCCTTCCTTCAGCCCCGACGGCAAATATTTCTACTTCTCCTCGGCACGTACATTTGATCCAACCTATAGCTGGACGGAATGGAACAACGCCTACCAGGATATGTCGAAAGTTTATTTGATAACCCTGGCCAAAGATACGCCATCGCCTTTTGAACCCGAAAATGATGTGGTGGAACTTAAGGACGACAAACCTGCCGCAACCGACAAAAAAGACAAGGAAAACGGGAAAGACAAAAAAGAAGAAGGCAAAGAGGGTGTTGATGTAAAGATCGATTTTGACGGCATTTCCGACCGGGTGGCCGAGATAACCTCCGATGGCGGCTCCTACTGGAACATTACTGCCGTAGAGGGTGGCGTTTATTATACGCAATACAAATCCGGCGGCGGAGGCGCCACACTGTTTTATTATGATTTGAAAGATAAAAAAGAAAACGAGCTGGGCAAAAATATTAGCTATGGCCTTACGGCGAATGGCAAAAAGATGCTCATTTTCGAAAGTGGGAAACTTGCTGTGATTGATACGCCGAAATCCAAAATAAAAGTGGACGACTATATCGATGTTTCGAACATGAAGATATGGGTGGATCCGAAGGTGGAGTGGCAGCAGATTTTCGATGAGTCGTGGCGGCAGATGCGCGACTTCTTCTACGATCCCGGCATGCATGGTCTCGATTGGGATCAGGTGTACCAAAAGTATAATCCGCTGGTTTCGTACGTCAACAACCGCTACGACCTGAATTATGTAATCGGTGAAATGATTGGCGAACTTAACGTGGGTCATGCCTATGTGAATGGTGGCGACCGCATCCAAGCCAAACGAATCAAAACCGGATTGCTTGGCGCCGAACTGAGCCGCGACAAATCAGGATACTACCGCATCGATAAAATTTTGCCAGGCGAAAACTGGAACAAATCTGTGCGTTCGCCTCTGACTGAAATAGGTGTCAACATCAGCGAAGGCGACTACATCATCGCTGTAAATGGTAAAAGCACCAACCAAATGATCGACATTTATCAGGCACTCGTTGGCACCGCTGATCAGACTGTGGAACTTACCGTCAGCAAATCTGCGTCGGATGCAGACACACATCGCGAGCTTGTAAAACCTATCGCTGACGAAAGCCAGCTTTATTATTACCAATGGGTACGCGACAACATCCGCAAAGTGAACGAAGCTACCGATGGCCAGGTGGGTTATCTGCACATCCCCGACATGGGACCTGAAGGCCTCAATGAGTTTGTGAAATATTTCTACCCGCAAGTGCGCAAAAAGGCGCTCATCATCGACGACCGTGGCAACGGCGGTGGCAACGTATCTCCGATGATCATCGAGCGTTTGCGTCGCGAGCTTTCTATGATGGCTATGGGTCGTAATACCATTGGTGAACCAAAACCCGATGCGATGATGCACGGCCCCATGGTGCTGCTCATCAACCAATATTCAGCTTCCGACGGTGACCTGTTCCCGTACCAGTTCCGCAAACATAATCTGGGCAAACTCATCGGCACCCGCACCTGGGGTGGTGTGGTAGGCATCCGCGGAAGTTTGCCATTTATCGATGGCGCCGACATGCGCAAGCCCGAATATGCCCATTACGATGCGGAAGGCAAAAACTTTATCATCGAAGGACACGGAGTAGAGCCAGATATTGAAGTGCACAACGACCCGGCAAAAGAATTTGAGGGTATCGACGAGCAGCTCAACAAAGCCATCGAGGTGATCCTCGAAGAGTTGCGTAATAACCCGCAGCAATATCCTGCCGTTCCTCCGTTCCCGAATAAGACCAGATAA
- the pyrH gene encoding UMP kinase, producing the protein MKYKRILLKLSGEALMGDRQYGIDAARLATYAEDIKAAVSTGVQIAIVIGGGNIHRGVQGASEGMDRVQGDYMGMLATVINSLALQGALQNVGIKCRITGGLAIEPIVEETSGQRVAEYLDAGYVVLISGGTGNPFFTTDSASALRAIEMKADVILKGTRVDGIYTADPEKHPDAVKYQTLTFDEAYEKQLKIMDLTAFTLCRENNMPILVFDMNTPGNLLRVLNDPGIGTIVNNG; encoded by the coding sequence ATGAAATACAAACGGATACTTTTGAAACTGAGCGGCGAAGCGCTGATGGGCGACCGGCAATACGGCATCGACGCGGCACGGCTGGCGACTTACGCCGAAGATATCAAAGCGGCTGTGAGCACCGGAGTACAAATTGCCATCGTCATAGGCGGGGGCAACATCCATCGGGGCGTGCAGGGCGCCAGCGAAGGAATGGACAGAGTGCAGGGCGACTACATGGGTATGCTGGCCACGGTGATCAACAGCCTGGCGCTGCAAGGAGCATTGCAAAATGTTGGTATCAAATGCCGGATTACGGGCGGGCTGGCCATCGAGCCCATCGTGGAAGAAACCAGCGGCCAGCGCGTAGCCGAATATCTCGATGCCGGCTACGTAGTATTGATAAGCGGCGGCACCGGAAATCCTTTTTTCACCACTGACTCGGCTTCAGCGTTACGCGCCATCGAGATGAAAGCAGATGTGATTTTGAAAGGAACCCGTGTAGACGGCATTTATACTGCTGATCCTGAAAAACACCCCGACGCAGTAAAATACCAGACGCTGACATTTGACGAGGCTTACGAAAAACAACTGAAAATTATGGACCTCACCGCATTCACGCTTTGCCGCGAAAACAATATGCCCATTTTGGTTTTTGATATGAATACTCCCGGCAACCTGCTCAGGGTACTCAACGATCCGGGCATCGGAACCATCGTAAATAACGGATAG